A window from Candidatus Bathyarchaeota archaeon encodes these proteins:
- a CDS encoding MBL fold metallo-hydrolase: MSTDSLRVNMQEITTLSYAGVNCYLIQNPRGFFLIDTGFAKNRAEIDAALKKAGCMPDQLKLIVLTHGDFDHVGNAAYLRERFGAKIALHPADKGMVETGDLFYSRKANFLMKAMGKLILFFLSGNLKKEDRFTPDIDLEDGFDLSAFGLDAKVLHIPGHSLGSIGVLAGSGDFFCGDLLENKKVPAKNSLMPDKKAFQASIEKLKTLKIATTYPGHGKPFAFKDL, translated from the coding sequence ATGTCTACAGATAGTCTGCGGGTAAACATGCAAGAAATCACAACCCTCAGCTATGCCGGCGTAAACTGCTATCTCATACAAAATCCGCGGGGATTTTTCCTAATCGACACAGGCTTCGCCAAAAACCGCGCCGAAATAGATGCTGCACTAAAAAAGGCTGGCTGCATGCCTGACCAGCTTAAGCTTATAGTTCTTACCCATGGCGACTTTGACCATGTCGGCAACGCCGCATACCTACGTGAGAGGTTTGGAGCAAAAATCGCACTGCACCCAGCAGACAAAGGCATGGTCGAAACCGGTGACCTCTTCTACAGCCGAAAAGCCAACTTTTTGATGAAGGCTATGGGCAAACTGATTCTGTTTTTCCTCAGCGGAAATCTCAAAAAAGAAGACCGCTTCACCCCCGACATAGACTTAGAAGACGGCTTTGACCTTTCAGCCTTTGGGTTGGACGCGAAAGTCCTCCATATCCCGGGGCACTCTTTAGGTTCCATCGGCGTGCTCGCAGGGTCAGGGGACTTTTTCTGCGGTGACCTGCTAGAAAACAAAAAGGTTCCAGCTAAAAACTCTTTGATGCCCGACAAAAAAGCCTTTCAAGCAAGCATCGAGAAGCTAAAAACACTAAAGATAGCGACCACTTATCCAGGTCACGGGAAACCCTTCGCGTTTAAGGACCTTTAA